In Alistipes ihumii AP11, a genomic segment contains:
- the lysA gene encoding diaminopimelate decarboxylase, translating into MGARKYIGRLQELPTPFYFYDMDLLRSTLATAVSEASRYGYRIHYALKANFDPRIVETIRQAGLGADCVSGNEVRAAIEAGFPAEGIVFAGVGKTDREIEYALGQDIFSFNCESAAEMEAINAVAERMGRRARVALRINPDVDPMTHRYISTGKADNKFGISYTEIDRVIASLKRLSHLEIVGLHFHVGSQIGCMEVFEHLCERVNAIRSWFRERGIVLRHLNMGGGLAVDYENPDREPIPDFAAYFAVFNRRLETEPGQTVHFELGRSLVGQCGDLVTRALYGKTTAARTQVVIVDAGMTDLIRPALYGARHRIENLTSSGKPRTYTVVGPICESSDTFATGIELPETSRGDLLAIRTAGAYGMAMASRYNLRDLPGAVYSDALPTGRQ; encoded by the coding sequence ATGGGAGCACGCAAATATATCGGACGACTGCAGGAGTTGCCCACGCCGTTCTACTTCTACGACATGGATCTGCTGCGCAGTACGCTCGCGACGGCCGTGAGCGAAGCTTCGCGCTACGGCTATCGGATACATTACGCGCTGAAGGCCAACTTCGATCCCCGCATCGTCGAAACGATACGACAAGCGGGACTCGGAGCCGACTGCGTCAGCGGGAACGAGGTCCGCGCGGCGATCGAGGCGGGCTTTCCGGCCGAAGGGATCGTTTTCGCCGGCGTCGGGAAAACCGACCGCGAAATCGAATACGCGCTCGGACAGGATATCTTCTCGTTCAACTGCGAATCGGCCGCCGAAATGGAAGCGATCAACGCCGTCGCGGAGCGAATGGGACGCAGAGCTCGCGTCGCGCTGCGCATCAATCCCGACGTCGACCCGATGACGCACCGGTACATATCGACCGGCAAAGCCGATAACAAATTCGGCATCTCGTACACCGAGATCGACCGCGTGATCGCCTCGTTGAAGCGACTGAGCCATCTGGAAATCGTCGGTCTGCACTTTCACGTCGGATCGCAAATCGGATGCATGGAAGTGTTCGAGCACCTGTGCGAACGGGTCAACGCGATCCGCTCCTGGTTCCGCGAGCGCGGAATCGTCCTGCGCCACCTGAACATGGGAGGTGGTTTGGCCGTCGACTACGAAAACCCCGACCGGGAACCGATACCCGACTTCGCTGCCTACTTCGCCGTCTTCAACCGCCGCCTCGAAACCGAGCCGGGACAAACCGTCCATTTCGAGCTCGGCCGCTCGCTGGTCGGACAATGCGGCGATTTGGTGACGCGCGCATTATACGGCAAGACGACCGCCGCAAGAACCCAAGTCGTCATCGTGGACGCCGGTATGACCGACCTGATCCGCCCGGCCCTGTACGGAGCCCGCCACCGGATCGAAAATCTGACCTCCTCGGGCAAGCCGCGCACCTATACCGTAGTCGGTCCGATCTGCGAGTCTTCCGACACGTTCGCCACAGGCATCGAGCTGCCCGAAACCTCCCGGGGCGATCTGCTGGCGATCCGGACGGCAGGAGCCTACGGCATGGCCATGGCTTCGCGCTACAATCTGCGCGACCTGCCCGGAGCCGTATACAGCGACGCGCTTCCGACCGGACGGCAATGA
- the floA gene encoding flotillin-like protein FloA (flotillin-like protein involved in membrane lipid rafts) gives MELGIWIVVAFVALVLLWFILYFIPIGLWFSALVSGVRISLIQLVLMRFRKVPPSVIVNQLIAGTKAGLHLTANDLEAHYLAGGNVPNVVTALISAQKANIALDFRMAAAIDLAGRNVAEAVQMSVNPKVINTPPVAAVAKDGIQLIAKARVTVRANIKQLVGGAGEDTVLARVGEGIVSSIGSSDSHKTVLENPDFISRVVLEKGLDAGTAFEILSIDIADIDVGKNIGAFLQMDQANADKNIAQAKAEEKRAMAVALEQEMIAKAQEARARVIEAEAEIPMAIAEAFRNGNLGVMDYYKFQNIQADTRMREGIVKPEKK, from the coding sequence ATGGAACTGGGAATTTGGATTGTCGTGGCCTTCGTGGCGCTCGTGCTGCTGTGGTTCATTCTTTACTTTATCCCGATCGGCCTGTGGTTTTCCGCGTTGGTATCGGGCGTGCGGATCAGCCTGATTCAGTTGGTGCTGATGCGTTTCCGCAAGGTCCCCCCCTCGGTGATCGTCAACCAGCTGATCGCGGGAACGAAAGCGGGGCTGCACCTGACCGCGAACGATCTGGAAGCGCACTATCTGGCGGGCGGCAACGTCCCCAATGTGGTAACGGCACTTATTTCGGCCCAGAAAGCGAACATTGCGCTCGATTTCCGCATGGCGGCCGCGATCGATCTGGCCGGCCGTAACGTGGCCGAAGCGGTCCAGATGTCGGTCAATCCGAAAGTGATCAATACGCCTCCCGTGGCTGCCGTGGCCAAGGACGGTATCCAGCTGATCGCCAAGGCCCGCGTAACGGTTCGCGCCAATATCAAGCAATTGGTCGGAGGCGCGGGCGAAGATACCGTGCTGGCGCGTGTCGGCGAGGGAATCGTTTCGTCGATCGGCTCGTCGGATTCGCATAAGACCGTGCTCGAGAATCCCGACTTCATTTCGCGCGTGGTGCTCGAGAAGGGTTTGGATGCCGGTACGGCTTTCGAGATTCTGTCGATCGACATCGCCGACATCGACGTGGGCAAGAATATCGGCGCTTTCCTGCAAATGGATCAGGCCAATGCCGACAAGAACATCGCGCAGGCCAAGGCCGAGGAAAAGCGCGCGATGGCCGTCGCTCTGGAACAGGAGATGATCGCTAAGGCTCAGGAGGCGCGCGCCAGGGTGATCGAAGCGGAGGCGGAGATTCCGATGGCGATCGCCGAAGCTTTCCGCAACGGCAATCTGGGCGTTATGGATTATTACAAGTTTCAGAATATTCAGGCCGACACCCGGATGCGGGAAGGAATAGTCAAGCCTGAAAAGAAATAG
- the ung gene encoding uracil-DNA glycosylase yields MNVRIEESWRRCLQPEFDSPYFAELAEFVRHEYASCTVYPPARRIFHAFDSCPFDRVRAVIIGQDPYHEPGQYYGLCFSVLDGVPFPPSLVNIFREIESDLGKPFPSSGRLERWADQGVLLINAILTVRAHQAGSHRGRGWERFTDAVIRELNERKEHLVFMLWGAYAQKKGAFIDRSRHCVLTAPHPSPLSADRGFFGCRHFSRANAYLRDHGIAEIDW; encoded by the coding sequence ATGAATGTCAGGATAGAAGAAAGCTGGCGCCGCTGCCTGCAGCCCGAGTTCGACAGTCCCTATTTCGCCGAGCTGGCCGAGTTCGTACGGCACGAGTATGCGAGCTGCACGGTTTATCCTCCGGCGCGGCGAATATTCCATGCGTTCGACAGTTGCCCTTTCGACCGCGTCAGGGCGGTTATCATCGGGCAGGACCCCTATCACGAGCCCGGGCAGTATTACGGGCTGTGCTTCTCGGTGCTCGACGGCGTGCCGTTCCCGCCTTCGCTGGTCAACATATTCCGAGAGATCGAGAGCGATCTGGGCAAGCCGTTTCCCTCTTCGGGCCGATTGGAGCGCTGGGCCGATCAGGGTGTTCTGCTGATCAACGCGATTCTGACCGTGCGGGCTCATCAGGCCGGATCGCACCGAGGCCGCGGTTGGGAAAGGTTCACCGATGCTGTGATCCGGGAACTGAACGAGCGTAAGGAGCATCTCGTCTTTATGCTGTGGGGCGCCTACGCCCAGAAAAAGGGCGCGTTTATCGACCGTTCCCGTCATTGCGTGCTGACGGCACCCCACCCTTCGCCTCTGTCTGCCGACCGGGGATTTTTCGGCTGCCGGCACTTCAGCAGGGCGAACGCTTATCTGCGCGATCACGGAATCGCTGAAATCGATTGGTGA
- a CDS encoding DUF2461 domain-containing protein, whose translation MQDVIEFLRQLRLHNDRTWFEANKSWYRDAQSQFAAFVEELIAGIARFDSSVQGLAAKDCTYRIYRDTRFSADKTPYKTHMGAYVCRGGKKSGFAGYYFHVEPQSDAPGGHLLSAGIYMPDRDVLESIREEILDNGAAFEASVKRARGFRLYQGNKLKKFPAGFTAEGAYSDYLKLKDFYLEKFVDEDYMLQPDLARKAVADFKKTFDFNERLNRAAAYAFENR comes from the coding sequence ATGCAAGACGTTATAGAATTTCTCAGACAGCTGCGGCTCCACAACGACCGGACCTGGTTCGAGGCCAACAAGTCGTGGTACCGTGACGCGCAATCGCAATTCGCCGCCTTCGTCGAGGAGCTGATCGCCGGCATCGCCCGATTCGATTCCTCCGTGCAGGGGCTCGCCGCAAAAGATTGTACCTACCGGATTTATCGCGACACACGCTTCAGCGCCGACAAGACCCCTTACAAGACCCACATGGGAGCATACGTTTGCCGGGGAGGCAAAAAGTCGGGATTTGCGGGCTATTATTTCCACGTCGAGCCGCAGAGCGACGCTCCGGGCGGCCATCTGCTGTCGGCCGGAATCTATATGCCGGACCGGGACGTGCTCGAAAGCATACGGGAGGAAATACTCGACAACGGAGCGGCGTTCGAGGCCTCGGTCAAGCGAGCCAGAGGATTCCGCCTGTACCAAGGCAACAAGCTCAAGAAATTCCCCGCAGGATTCACTGCGGAAGGCGCATATTCGGACTATTTGAAGCTGAAGGATTTCTATCTCGAGAAATTCGTCGACGAAGACTACATGCTGCAGCCCGACCTAGCGCGGAAGGCGGTGGCCGACTTCAAGAAAACCTTCGATTTCAACGAACGACTGAACCGGGCCGCGGCCTATGCCTTCGAAAACCGGTAG
- a CDS encoding NfeD family protein: MWLIITLIIVGILLLVAELVLLPGISVAGIGAFLSLAVAAVYGFFLYGILGGSVVLAAIIIVAVAAVVISLRANTWQRLSLKSTIDATSTPTAEQNDIRIGQRGETLTRLAPMGKVRVGDVTVEAKSVDAYIDPRQAIEVIGYDNTAVVVRRVAVQERAEERPEAFPGKNS; encoded by the coding sequence ATGTGGCTGATTATAACGCTAATCATTGTCGGCATACTGTTGCTGGTGGCCGAGTTGGTCCTGCTGCCGGGCATTAGCGTGGCAGGCATCGGGGCCTTTCTGTCGTTGGCCGTAGCTGCCGTGTACGGCTTTTTCCTGTATGGGATTCTGGGGGGCTCGGTCGTTTTGGCCGCAATTATCATTGTGGCGGTGGCTGCCGTAGTGATTTCTCTGCGTGCCAATACGTGGCAGCGGCTGTCGCTCAAGTCGACGATCGATGCGACGTCTACCCCTACTGCAGAGCAGAACGACATTCGGATCGGCCAGCGCGGGGAGACTCTGACGCGCTTGGCCCCGATGGGCAAGGTGCGGGTCGGGGACGTTACCGTCGAGGCCAAGTCGGTGGACGCCTATATCGATCCCCGGCAGGCCATCGAGGTGATCGGGTATGACAATACGGCGGTGGTCGTCCGCCGGGTTGCGGTGCAGGAAAGAGCGGAGGAGCGACCCGAAGCCTTTCCCGGGAAGAACTCCTAA
- the pheT gene encoding phenylalanine--tRNA ligase subunit beta, giving the protein MKISFNWLKQYIETDLDAEQAARILTDIGLEVEALEKTESIRGGLAGVVVGHVLTCEKHPDADKLHVTTVDLGDGTPTQIVCGAPNVAAGEKVIVATINSTLYPTGEQNGFKIKKSKIRGVESLGMLCAEDEIGVGTAHDGIIVLPQDVPAGTPARDYFQLEDDYLLEIGLTPNRADAMSHYGVARDLAVYLKANGLPCKLKLPPVEAFAQDSDRKEITVEVQNAEAAPRYMGVTITGVKVAPSPEWLQRRLRAIGMNPKNNVVDITNFVLHETGQPLHAFDAAKIEGGRIVVRTCPEGTPFTTLDGIERKLSADDLMICNAREPMCIAGVFGGLDSGVTETTTDIFIESAYFNPVWVRKTAKRHGLSTDSSFRFERGIDPDMTPYALMRAALLVKELAGGEISSPVTDLYPVRIEPFRFDVSLDRVRRLIGKEIPDETIRRIVVALDVRIESERDGILSVAVPPYRVDVRREADLVEDILRIYGYNNVEIPQRVHSTLSYAPHPDRDRLVNLLSDMLTANGFNEIMSNSLTKASYYDGLAGYPAEHCVRILNPLSNDLSVMRQTLLFNALEAVQLNVNHRNADLKLYEYGNCYFYDPAKKEEGGLAPYSERAKVSMTVTGNDRQPSWNVAAQPAGFFTLRAMAEKAMLRFGLDLNAAETEPLESDLYSEAIVCRWNGKKLLEMGIVSKKIRSLFDIKADVYYAELDFDTLVRITRNHSVTVSELSKYPEVRRDLALLVDKEVTFSRLYSIARSTEKKLLRSVSLFDVYEGDKLPEGKKSYALSFILEDTTKTLTDSAIDRAMSNLIRAFEQHAGAEIRS; this is encoded by the coding sequence ATGAAAATATCATTCAACTGGCTCAAACAGTATATCGAAACCGACCTCGACGCCGAGCAGGCCGCCCGAATTCTGACCGACATCGGGCTGGAAGTCGAGGCACTCGAAAAGACGGAATCGATCCGGGGAGGACTCGCAGGAGTGGTCGTCGGCCACGTACTTACATGCGAGAAGCATCCCGATGCCGATAAGCTGCATGTCACGACGGTCGATCTGGGCGACGGCACGCCGACTCAGATCGTCTGCGGCGCCCCGAACGTGGCCGCCGGAGAGAAAGTGATCGTCGCGACGATCAATTCGACGCTTTATCCCACGGGAGAGCAGAACGGATTCAAAATCAAGAAAAGCAAGATACGCGGCGTCGAGTCGCTGGGCATGCTCTGCGCCGAGGACGAAATAGGCGTCGGCACGGCCCACGACGGAATTATCGTGCTGCCGCAGGACGTGCCGGCCGGTACGCCTGCCCGCGACTATTTCCAACTGGAAGACGACTACCTGCTCGAGATCGGCCTGACGCCGAACCGTGCCGACGCGATGTCGCACTACGGCGTAGCGCGCGATTTGGCCGTTTATTTAAAAGCCAACGGCCTGCCCTGCAAGCTGAAGCTTCCGCCGGTGGAAGCCTTCGCACAGGACAGCGACCGGAAAGAAATAACCGTCGAAGTGCAGAATGCCGAAGCCGCGCCGCGATACATGGGCGTCACGATAACCGGCGTGAAGGTGGCTCCCTCGCCCGAATGGCTCCAGCGACGGCTGCGCGCGATCGGAATGAATCCGAAAAACAACGTGGTCGACATCACTAACTTCGTTCTGCACGAAACGGGACAGCCCCTGCACGCGTTCGACGCGGCGAAAATCGAGGGCGGCCGCATCGTCGTGCGGACCTGTCCCGAAGGAACCCCTTTCACGACGCTGGACGGGATCGAGCGCAAACTTTCGGCCGACGACCTGATGATCTGCAACGCCCGCGAGCCGATGTGCATAGCCGGCGTGTTCGGCGGGCTCGACTCGGGCGTCACGGAAACGACGACCGACATCTTTATCGAAAGCGCCTATTTCAACCCGGTCTGGGTTCGTAAAACGGCCAAGCGCCACGGGCTGAGCACCGATTCCTCGTTCCGCTTCGAGCGCGGGATCGATCCCGACATGACGCCCTACGCGCTGATGCGCGCGGCCTTGCTGGTCAAGGAGCTGGCAGGGGGAGAGATTTCGTCTCCGGTCACGGATCTCTATCCCGTCCGTATCGAGCCGTTCCGGTTCGACGTATCGCTCGACCGGGTGCGCAGACTGATCGGCAAGGAGATTCCCGACGAGACGATCCGGCGGATCGTCGTCGCGCTCGACGTGCGGATCGAAAGCGAGCGCGACGGCATACTGAGCGTCGCCGTACCGCCTTACCGGGTAGACGTGCGGCGCGAGGCCGACCTGGTCGAGGACATTCTGCGCATATACGGCTACAATAACGTAGAGATTCCGCAACGCGTCCACTCGACGCTGTCGTACGCTCCGCATCCCGACCGCGACCGGCTCGTCAACCTGCTGTCGGACATGCTGACCGCCAACGGTTTCAACGAGATCATGAGCAACTCGCTGACCAAGGCGTCCTATTACGACGGATTGGCCGGCTATCCGGCCGAGCATTGCGTACGGATACTGAATCCGTTGAGCAACGACCTGAGCGTCATGCGTCAGACGCTGCTGTTCAACGCGCTGGAAGCCGTCCAGCTGAACGTGAACCACCGCAACGCGGACCTGAAGCTGTACGAATACGGAAACTGCTACTTTTACGACCCGGCCAAAAAGGAGGAAGGGGGACTGGCTCCGTACTCCGAGCGGGCCAAGGTGTCGATGACCGTCACGGGAAACGACCGTCAGCCCTCGTGGAACGTCGCCGCGCAGCCCGCCGGCTTCTTCACGCTGCGGGCCATGGCGGAAAAGGCGATGCTCCGTTTCGGACTGGACCTGAATGCGGCCGAGACCGAACCGCTCGAAAGCGACCTTTACTCGGAAGCGATCGTCTGCCGCTGGAACGGAAAGAAACTTCTCGAAATGGGCATCGTGTCGAAAAAGATTCGCAGCCTGTTCGACATCAAGGCCGACGTATACTATGCGGAACTCGACTTCGACACGCTGGTCAGGATCACGCGGAACCACTCGGTCACGGTCTCGGAACTGTCGAAATATCCCGAGGTCCGTCGCGACCTGGCCCTGCTCGTGGACAAGGAGGTAACCTTCTCCCGGCTGTACTCCATCGCCCGGAGCACGGAGAAAAAGCTGCTCCGCAGCGTCTCGCTGTTCGACGTGTACGAAGGCGACAAGCTGCCCGAAGGCAAGAAATCCTACGCGCTGAGCTTCATCCTCGAAGACACGACCAAGACGCTGACCGACTCGGCGATCGACCGCGCGATGAGCAATCTGATCCGCGCTTTCGAGCAGCATGCCGGAGCCGAAATCCGCTCGTAA
- the guaA gene encoding glutamine-hydrolyzing GMP synthase: MQEKILILDFGSQYTQLIARRVRELNVYCEIHPFNRIPALDASVRGVILSGSPYSVRDKEAPRVDLSAIKGKLPLLGVCYGAQYLSHCYGGEVAPSATREYGRAMLSKTEGDNPLIRDLSERTQVWMSHGDTIVRIPESYRIIASTEDVPVAAFQIDGEQTWGIQFHPEVYHSTEGKQLLKHFVVDICGCRQDWTPASFVESTVAELREKIGPDKVLLGLSGGVDSSVAAMLLHRAVGRQLICIFVDMGLLRKDEFENVLKSYESMGLNVIGVRAGEKFLSDLKGVTDPERKRKIIGRDFIEVFDAEAQKLTDVRWLAQGTIYPDVIESTSVNGPSATIKSHHNVGGLPEKMNLKIVEPLRLLFKDEVRRVGRQLEIPSDILNRHPFPGPGLGIRILGEVTAEKVRILQEADKIFIDGLKEYGLYDQVWQAGVMLLPVQSVGVMGDERTYESCVALRAVTSTDGMTADWVHLPYDFLAKMSNDIINRVKGINRVVYDISSKPPATIEWE; this comes from the coding sequence ATGCAGGAAAAAATACTGATTCTGGACTTCGGATCGCAGTACACGCAGTTGATCGCCCGCCGCGTGCGCGAGTTGAACGTATATTGCGAAATCCACCCTTTCAACCGCATTCCGGCGCTGGACGCATCGGTACGAGGCGTCATCCTGTCCGGAAGCCCCTATTCGGTCCGCGACAAGGAGGCCCCGCGCGTCGATCTGTCAGCGATCAAGGGCAAGCTACCGCTGTTGGGCGTCTGCTACGGAGCCCAGTACCTCTCGCATTGCTACGGAGGCGAGGTCGCTCCCTCGGCGACGAGGGAATACGGACGGGCCATGCTGTCGAAAACGGAAGGCGACAATCCGCTGATCAGGGACCTTTCCGAGCGGACGCAGGTATGGATGTCGCACGGGGATACGATCGTCCGGATTCCGGAAAGCTACCGGATCATCGCCAGCACGGAGGACGTGCCGGTCGCCGCGTTCCAGATCGACGGAGAGCAGACATGGGGCATCCAGTTCCATCCGGAAGTGTACCACTCGACCGAGGGCAAGCAGTTGCTGAAGCATTTTGTCGTCGACATCTGCGGCTGCCGTCAGGACTGGACTCCCGCCTCGTTCGTCGAATCGACCGTCGCCGAACTGCGCGAAAAGATCGGGCCGGACAAAGTGCTGCTCGGGTTGTCCGGGGGAGTCGACTCGTCGGTAGCGGCCATGCTGCTGCATCGGGCCGTCGGCCGGCAACTGATCTGCATTTTCGTCGATATGGGACTGCTCCGCAAGGACGAGTTCGAGAACGTACTCAAATCGTACGAGTCGATGGGGCTGAACGTGATCGGCGTCCGCGCCGGCGAAAAGTTCCTCTCCGACCTGAAAGGAGTGACCGATCCCGAGCGCAAACGCAAGATCATCGGGCGGGACTTCATCGAGGTATTCGACGCCGAGGCGCAGAAGCTGACCGACGTGCGCTGGCTCGCTCAGGGGACGATCTATCCCGACGTGATCGAGTCGACGTCCGTCAACGGTCCGTCGGCCACGATCAAGTCGCACCATAACGTGGGAGGCCTGCCCGAAAAAATGAATCTGAAGATCGTCGAGCCGCTCCGACTGCTTTTCAAGGACGAGGTGCGCCGTGTAGGCCGTCAGCTCGAGATACCTTCCGACATTCTGAACCGCCACCCGTTCCCGGGCCCGGGGCTCGGCATCCGCATTCTGGGCGAAGTGACGGCCGAAAAGGTGCGCATCCTGCAGGAAGCCGACAAGATATTCATCGACGGACTGAAAGAATACGGCCTGTACGACCAGGTATGGCAGGCAGGCGTGATGCTGCTGCCGGTCCAGTCCGTAGGCGTGATGGGCGACGAGCGGACCTACGAGAGTTGCGTCGCGCTGCGCGCCGTCACTTCGACGGACGGCATGACGGCCGACTGGGTCCATCTGCCCTACGATTTCCTCGCGAAAATGTCCAACGACATCATCAACCGCGTGAAAGGAATCAACCGCGTCGTCTACGATATCAGCTCGAAACCGCCCGCAACGATCGAGTGGGAGTAA
- a CDS encoding CGGC domain-containing protein, whose product MKVGIIRCMQTEDFCPGTTDFKMIRERKGVFEGITEDIDIVGFCNCGGCPAKKSVLRARELVRRGADTIVFASCIQKGTPLGYPCPFAKKMKTLIERDLPEGIRFLDYTHEAPPEM is encoded by the coding sequence ATGAAAGTTGGGATTATCCGGTGTATGCAGACGGAAGATTTTTGCCCGGGAACGACCGATTTCAAAATGATTAGAGAAAGAAAGGGTGTTTTCGAGGGAATAACCGAGGATATAGATATTGTCGGTTTTTGCAATTGCGGGGGATGCCCTGCGAAGAAATCGGTGTTACGGGCAAGGGAGCTTGTCCGGAGAGGCGCCGACACGATCGTTTTCGCTTCGTGCATTCAGAAAGGTACGCCGCTGGGTTATCCGTGTCCCTTTGCCAAGAAAATGAAAACTCTGATCGAACGCGACCTGCCCGAAGGTATCCGTTTTTTGGATTACACTCATGAGGCACCTCCGGAGATGTAG
- a CDS encoding aspartate kinase — translation MKVLKFGGTSVGSAANMKKVAEIVRREQARITILSAMSGTTDSLVRISRAAASGDRNAIEEQLAMLTDKYTRCIEELLRERKQQALARMNATFGLIRDEAAAFEEYESERKIIAQGELLTSAIFTAYLQETGLKAECLYSPDFMVKDPGEKVDTERIGRALARVAGDDSTFFVAQGFICSDSQGRIDNLGRGGSDYSAALMGAAVEAAEVQIWTDIDGMHNNDPRFVDNTRPIRTMSFDEAAELAYFGAKILHPATIQPCKDHGIAVLLKNTMDPEAPGTTISNRDDDTKSFHAVAAKDGITVIRIHSARMLMAYGFLRKVFEIFEQYRTPIDMITTSEVAVSLTVDNDSHIDEIVRDLSALGSIEIERGNSIVCVVGRMEHGDAGLAARVFECVRGVPIKMISYGASHRSLAILIDTEHKKRTLQCLNDGLF, via the coding sequence ATTAAGGTGTTGAAGTTCGGCGGGACGTCGGTAGGTTCGGCCGCAAACATGAAAAAAGTAGCCGAGATCGTCCGCCGCGAGCAGGCTCGTATCACGATACTGTCGGCCATGTCCGGGACGACCGACTCGCTGGTCAGAATCAGTCGGGCGGCGGCATCCGGAGATCGGAACGCCATCGAGGAACAGCTCGCCATGCTGACCGACAAATACACGCGCTGCATAGAAGAACTGCTCAGGGAACGCAAGCAGCAAGCGCTCGCGCGAATGAACGCAACTTTCGGGTTGATACGCGACGAAGCGGCCGCCTTCGAGGAATATGAGTCCGAACGGAAAATCATAGCACAGGGCGAGTTGCTGACTTCGGCCATTTTCACGGCCTACCTGCAGGAAACCGGACTGAAGGCCGAATGCCTGTACTCGCCCGACTTCATGGTCAAGGATCCCGGAGAAAAGGTCGACACGGAACGCATCGGCCGGGCACTGGCCCGCGTCGCCGGTGACGACAGCACGTTTTTCGTCGCTCAGGGTTTCATTTGTTCCGACTCGCAGGGCCGGATCGACAATCTCGGCAGAGGGGGGAGCGATTACAGCGCGGCGCTGATGGGAGCGGCTGTCGAGGCGGCCGAGGTACAGATATGGACCGACATCGACGGCATGCACAACAACGATCCCCGTTTCGTCGACAACACCCGTCCGATCCGGACGATGAGTTTCGACGAGGCGGCCGAGCTGGCTTATTTCGGTGCGAAAATCCTGCATCCGGCCACGATTCAACCCTGCAAGGATCACGGGATAGCCGTGCTGCTTAAGAACACGATGGACCCCGAGGCTCCCGGCACGACGATATCGAACCGCGACGACGACACGAAGTCGTTCCACGCCGTCGCGGCCAAAGACGGCATCACGGTCATCCGCATCCACTCGGCGCGCATGCTGATGGCATACGGTTTTCTGCGCAAGGTGTTCGAAATTTTCGAGCAATACCGAACTCCGATCGACATGATCACCACGTCGGAAGTCGCCGTCTCGCTGACCGTCGACAACGACAGCCACATCGACGAGATCGTTCGCGACCTGAGCGCGCTGGGTTCGATCGAAATCGAGCGCGGCAACTCGATCGTTTGCGTCGTGGGACGCATGGAACACGGCGACGCGGGTCTGGCCGCCCGTGTCTTCGAGTGCGTGCGCGGCGTTCCGATCAAGATGATTTCCTACGGAGCCAGCCACCGCAGCCTGGCCATACTGATCGACACGGAGCACAAAAAACGGACATTGCAATGCCTTAACGACGGACTGTTCTGA